ATGCCACTTTTGGTAAGTACTCAAACAGCATTTCCTAGGTAAACAGTAGGGGTGAAACAAGGACATAAATCCcttacttaaagctgcactacgtaaggctttaatgtaaaaacacacccatcttatcagcctgaatcacaaagtggggctgcaacagtgAAGAGGGTCCCAAACTGATGTTACACcatagtgattcaatctatacacagttcatgaaagcttctacatttgctgttctagtGTCGGttaggtctttcccaggaaaaatcttTTTATGTGTCagccagcagcaacagcggtttgttctTTACACAAACCTACTGGCAGATGCAAGTTATTAAAACTGCATTCAAGTGTGGTactttattactctgtaaatgtacttagttactctGGCCTCCTGGTAAGCATGCACAGAAACAAGAGGGAAAATTCAGCGACGATTTGTTTTGTGGTTACTGTCCTTTGAAAATGATGTTTCCCATTTTCTCATCAAGTTTCTATTCTCAAGTTTGTCAGGTTTCCTTGATAATTAACATTTTGCAGCCTGTACCATGCTCATGTCAGACTTTTTCCAAGCTGCTggtacacatataaacacaaaaagCATCCCGTCTTCCCACCCTTTCCTCTGCTCCGAGTTTCACCTCCAGTAGATTGGACCCACCTGCTCCTCCCAGTTATCGATCACAACCAGGTCGGCTCCACGACTAATGCAGTCCGCTCTGCTGTCCGGCCAGTTCTTTTTGGGAATGAACGCAGACTTTGCATAGAAGTAGCATGATGAGTTCAAGAGAAACCATCCTGGCAGACAATGACCACAACTTGCCTCTGTCACAAAAAGACAATGAGGCAAAATCACAACAAGAAACACATCTTTTTAGGTTTCATGTGCTATTTGAATTTAATCCAAAAGTGTAGTGAGTGAAAAAACGATGCAGCGGTGTCTCACGCAGATCAGATGTGTTGGACTGCAGTGCTGTCCTCTCCGCTCGTAGCGTCTCGATCTGGCTCTGCAGGCCGTCGTTGAGGCTCTTCTGTAGCTCTATCTGCAGTTTGAGCTGCAGATGGCcgactctctcgctctctaacGCTCTCTGGGCTTCCTCCTGAGCTTTCATCGCCTCGCTCTGCATGGACTGAAGTTCCTTCAACTCACCCATGAGCTTTTGTTGGGAAACATATCCTTCACCGACTTTGCCACCTGTGACCAGAGATAAGTAGGCCAATATATGATTAAATGTACACTGTAGGTTCTAATCAGAAAGCAAGGTCTTGGTTGTTGATGATGCAGCTGTATTTCATCACTTCACATGATGTAAGTTATGTTACCGCAAGGGGAAATAGAGTTATGTATGTTATGTAGGCTGATAAATGTTGATAAATGTCCATAGCACTGTTGGGGCCactcatgaattgaattgaaaatgcaTGGTACATTCCAATAAAAAAGgaggttgaggaccactcatttagagttatgagacacaggctaaaaataatacacataaaaaaatactacaacatatatatatatacatatatatatacatataaacatacacacaaatatacacacacataagtacatacattcatacagatacattgatacacatatacatacatacacacatattacacacacacaaacacaaagaatataaaacaatcttagtattgcattataaaatttagACACTCATGAATGAACGTCTTCTGTTAAGGATGAGGTGGCAAGCTTTGGCACATTTGTTGATACAATATTTACCAGCTAAAactacacacaatttatttaaatcatcgtactcattaaaatttgcaacatggtttgaaaaaataattcagaacgAATGTCTGTATAGAgttcacagtgtaagagtacATGGGCTTCTGATTCAATAGAAGCATTATTACACAGGGTACAGAACCGTCTATCGGCTAGGTGTTTGTGTGCCTACCAGTTTCTATAGCTAAAGGTGCAACTCCACATCTGAATTTAGCAAAGGCGCTTCTGTGCTGCCTTGATAAGATACTTTGTAcatatggctctgtatcaaCAGCACTTTTAAATAGGCAATAAGTGTGCAGTTTGTTACCCTCAGGTTTATTTATTAACTGAAACCATTTCTGTTCATCACTCTCTGATACTGCAATGTCAAAATTCTTTAAGTCATTTCTTGAATAGACTCTATCTGTGCGGGCAAGGTGGGACATATGCAAGGAGCTAAAAAAAGTTCTCACAGTGTACATatcattttttacattagtcAATTGGGAagcccacagaaacacacgttTACAGAGTCGACTATCAGGCATGCTACAAAGCCTCTGCCAATTCTTAAAAATACATGACCACTGGTGTTGCCATAGAGTTTTCCAACCCATATCACCCTGTATGGCAGCAGTTGGGGTGTATTTACCAACTCCTAAATTAAATCTGCATGCTTGGTTAAAGACAGCATTAACACAAGAGTAGCTTCTGTAAccccaaacagcagcagcatatgTCAGAATGGGTAAAACCAGAGATTCAAACAGTTTggtaaaacatgtaaaaggaAGGCCACCCATAGATTTACATTTGGCTACGATAGCACCCAGAGCTCTATTTGCATGCATTGCCAGATGCCTAacagttttgtcaaagtttagAAACTCTGTTAGGATCAGCCCCAAATATGTATACTCCTTAACGACTTCTAGTGGTGAAGGGCCACATGAAAAGTTAAGGGAGCTGATGGGTTCCTAAAATGCACCACCTTTGTTTTGTCAACATTTATGTTCAGTTTCCAATCCTGACACCAGCTATGGACAAGGTCTAACATCTCCTGTAATTTTTCTTCAGTCTCAGAAATTAAGACGATGTCATCTGCATATAAGAGGATGGATATTTTTTCCTTATCTATACAGACACCCTTACCTAAGGCTCTGATTGACATAGAAAGAtcatttatgtacataaaaaacAGAATGGGGGATAAAATACAGCCTTGTTTTACTCCAATATCAACTGGGAACCAGTCTGTAAGACAGCCATTGAGGAGTGGAGTAGAGCTACAGTGGTTTTCTCTGAACAGTTGTACTCACAGTAAATCCCAATAACAACTGCAGCTATCAGTAGAATAGCGCTCAGCAGTCCTAGACACAGGAGAACCAGTGGATAGTGTGGAAAACTGGACCCAGCTCTGACTGTGAACGCAGATCCTAAACAAAGACACGTACAGTTTGGTGTGAAAAGTGGATTTCCAAAAGCACAAGGGTTTGAAACTATGTAGATGTAGATGTTCCTACCTTCATTTCCCGCGTCATGGTGGAATGTACGTCCACCTGTGCTGTGTTCGTCATTTGACAACATATCTGGATTTTCTTTTGCTCATCAGAATTTTACTCTGGAATCACGGGTGTTTACCAGGCCTTTTATCTGTTTAAAGGCTGCAATGTCAATATTACaaaatcgtgtgtgtgtgtgtgtgtggagggagagggCCATTACTCATTACCGTCTCTCTTCTAAGTGAGAATTTCTTCTGTAAGGATTAAGAATtttagctgctgtgtttttttgttgcgCGGCAGCTAACTGCTATAGGGTTTAAACCTTGTATGTCCCTGCTGGGCCTAATGAACTACATTTCTTACACTTGTGACAAGTAGGCActagagaatgagaaagaatgGGAAGTCTGGTTCTCAAGGTTGGGTCTGGGGGCCTTTGGGGGCCCTTGAGAGGGCTGCAGGGGGTCCCAAAGGAGTAcccaaaccttttcatatcaaggacccccaaatatACACTTTGTAACGCTGTACAATAACGTTTTATCCTCCTAAGGAATGATATCCGAGAATATTTTTGTCAATCGATATGCCTTTATACCCACATCAAcagcatatactgtaggtgACACTTATGAACAAAATAGTATCTATTATCTCATTATGCCTTCTTCTAGGAAGCGGGCGCCCCCGgcaccccttcaaggacccatggtggtccccggactccactttgggaaccactgcccTAGCAAAATTCACATTACATTCACCAGAGGTCAGCACAATGAGAATGTATGAAGATTATTTTGATGAGAGGTTTCACTCCCCACTGACAAAACAGACAGTTCTCTACAAAATGATATCTAACAACAGAAATCTTATCACATGGGGTTCCTTGGGGCAAAGCTGTTATCAcatgggggagaggggggtctGTGATCTGATGTGTATCTGTTAGGGGGCTCTTTCTTGGCAGGAAAAAGTTTGGGAGCCCTTGTAATTTGAGTGTTTCCGGGTTTGTGCGCATGGAAATGGAAAAGATGGACTCCTTGACTCATCGCACACTGCGGTGGACTTTCTCTATGTTGTGGCTCTGTTGATTTAGTGTCTGAGGCTAGACGCGTCTAGGAAGTCTAGTACACATGTTAACTTGCGTGTTATTATGTAGAGTACTTTACCTGCTTTCGTGGAATTACAGTTACAT
The nucleotide sequence above comes from Centroberyx gerrardi isolate f3 chromosome 17, fCenGer3.hap1.cur.20231027, whole genome shotgun sequence. Encoded proteins:
- the LOC139930871 gene encoding uncharacterized protein LOC139930871, with protein sequence MLSNDEHSTGGRTFHHDAGNEGSAFTVRAGSSFPHYPLVLLCLGLLSAILLIAAVVIGIYCGKVGEGYVSQQKLMGELKELQSMQSEAMKAQEEAQRALESERVGHLQLKLQIELQKSLNDGLQSQIETLRAERTALQSNTSDLQASCGHCLPGWFLLNSSCYFYAKSAFIPKKNWPDSRADCISRGADLVVIDNWEEQEMLFEYLPKVASSSKPWWDLDEGIWIGFTDIHTERTWVWINNVTQLDGGYWIDGEPNDHGLEGEDCAAIFNRGSPRKTWFDGKCERHRREWLCEMEPNSSGVHSGAKASEGYLQIPHSAAEPFAIELNYLRSNHSNLIKAKEEAQKALEMELTGHLQLKLQVEHQKTLNDGLQSQIETLQAERTALQSNKSAFGETELYYSS